In Leishmania mexicana MHOM/GT/2001/U1103 complete genome, chromosome 20, one genomic interval encodes:
- a CDS encoding ubiquinone biosynthesis methyltransferase,putative, whose translation MLHYTRLGRNMGLGDAYVKKIFDSVASKYDMMNDVLSLGIHRVWKKHLVEDCVCPLPGGKFLDVAGGTGDIAFRITDSIRAREQSFDMVPKTLDDTKVVVCDINAMMLKEGQKRAEREGYMDIDWVCASGEELPFEDGVFDSYTVSFGIRNFSDRPKALREAFRVLKVGGALHVLEFSKVTCPLLSVPYDLWSYGFMPQAGRMLADEESYRYLVDSIRAFPDQETFAQMIRDAGFGYVRYENLTGGIACIHTGVKTTPTPITPKTASDILTQNASEATSEVKPEPNSA comes from the coding sequence ATGCTTCATTACACACGGCTGGGTCGCAACATGGGCCTTGGTGATGCCTATGTGAAGAAAATCTTCGACTCCGTTGCGTCCAAGTACGATATGATGAACGATGTCCTCTCTTTAGGCATTCACCGCGTCTGGAAGAAGCACTTAGTCGAGGATTGTGTTTGCCCGTTGCCTGGCGGCAAGTTCCTGGATGTTGCGGGTGGAACAGGCGATATTGCCTTCAGGATCACTGACAGTATCCGTGCCCGTGAGCAGTCGTTTGACATGGTGCCGAAGACTCTCGATGACACGAAAGTTGTTGTGTGTGATATAAACGCTATGATGCTCAAGGAAGGTCAGAAGCGTGCGGAGCGCGAGGGCTACATGGACATTGACTGGGTCTGCGCAAGTGGCGAGGAGCTTCCGTTCGAGGATGGCGTTTTTGACAGCTACACAGTGTCCTTTGGCATCCGCAACTTCAGCGATCGACCaaaggcgctgcgcgaggcgtTTCGTGTCCTCAAGGTAGGTGGTGCGCTGCACGTACTGGAGTTCAGCAAGGTGACCTGTCCGCTTTTGAGCGTGCCTTACGACCTGTGGTCTTACGGCTTTATGCCGCAGGCGGGGCGCATGCTGGCAGATGAAGAGAGCTACCGCTATTTAGTGGATAGCATACGCGCTTTTCCGGACCAGGAGACGTTTGCGCAGATGATCCGCGATGCTGGCTTTGGGTACGTGCGCTATGAGAACTTGACGGGTGGCATTGCGTGCATTCATACCGGTGTGAAGACTACTCCCACACCAATAACCCCAAAGACCGCCTCTGACATTCTCACTCAGAATGCTTCAGAGGCGACATCTGAGGTAAAACCAGAGCCGAATTCTGCGTAG
- a CDS encoding putative tyrosine specific protein phosphatase, with protein sequence MREKKLKEKQRFDVHLRRLGERVYPSIEDGFDRELAKLRRVDAYVRSNLDEYYSASLGSSMAKNRFPDVKPNEGTIVRLDETSSQGDGTYINANYIDARERFKVPFVYIATQAPLKNTVLDFWRMVYENDSAFIVMLCAVKENGKIKSETYWPSRGATYDMGVLSVTLVAENMRPDSVHRRLLLRSVRGAEKEVYHMQYVAWPDQGVPQSSVTLMEMINTIAKSPRSTQSPIVVHCSGGIGRTGVFIGLHIALAQFQLGHANINIPCIVRHLKACRTGMVQRKDQYIFLYYAVQREMERMILSQKTGVNLLDSRPRLTAAAATRAEPAPTQITSPLIMPMPVQTRGWHVFSIPKPLRSSTSACPTELPSAPIQVPENRNAEDDAATMENYLQRVGSSPSLGRSPSLSNPVDRSFSMEALHHPFRQTSLSPTSLSNSITREPEIHWRPVDTSRSSPSYMSESTAPLLRATSLLQEELARQQQANRVKRFSPSFV encoded by the coding sequence ATGCGCGAAAAGAAACTCAAGGAGAAGCAACGCTTCGACgtgcacctccgccgccttggcGAACGTGTTTACCCCTCCATCGAAGATGGGTTTGATCGGGAGCTAgcgaagctgcgccgcgtcgacgcATATGTCCGGAGCAATTTGGATGAGTACTACAGCGCGTCACTCGGTTCGAGCATGGCGAAGAACCGCTTCCCTGATGTGAAGCCAAACGAGGGCACGATCGTGCGCCTGGACGAGACCAGTTCCCAAGGAGACGGCACGTACATCAATGCCAACTACATCGACGCACGCGAAAGGTTCAAGGTGCCGTTTGTGTACATCGCGACGCAGGCACCACTGAAGAACACGGTGCTGGATTTTTGGCGCATGGTGTATGAAAACGACTCGGCCTTCATTGTGATGCTCTGCGCGGTGAAGGAGAACGGCAAGATAAAGAGTGAAACCTATTGGCCCTCGCGAGGCGCCACATACGACATGGGGGTGCTGTCTGTTACCCTCGTCGCGGAGAACATGCGGCCGGACTCGGTTCATCGGCgactgctgctccgcagcgTTCGTGGTGCCGAAAAGGAGGTGTATCACATGCAGTACGTGGCTTGGCCGGATCAAGGGGTGCCGCAAAGCAGCGTCACACTTATGGAAATGATCAATACCATCGCCAAATCGCCGCGTAGCACACAGTCGCCGATCGTGGTGCACTGTTCCGGCGGCATTGGGCGGACGGGTGTCTTTATTGGTCTGCACATCGCCCTCGCGCAGTTTCAGCTCGGTCATGCAAACATCAACATTCCTTGCATTGTACGCCACCTAAAGGCGTGCCGCACCGGAATGGTGCAGCGCAAGGACCAGTACATCTTCCTCTACTACGCAGTGCAGCGCGAGATGGAGCGCATGATCCTATCCCAGAAAACCGGCGTCAATCTGCTCGACAGCCGACCACGCTtgacagccgcagcagcgacccgcGCTGAACCGGCACCGACGCAGATAACCTCCCCACTGATCATGCCCATGCCCGTCCAGACCCGCGGGTGGCATGTGTTCTCCATCCCTAAGCCTCTCCGCTCGTCGACGTCAGCCTGTCCCACTGAGCTTCCCTCCGCGCCGATCCAGGTCCCAGAGAACCGGAacgccgaggacgacgcggcCACCATGGAGAACTATCTGCAACGCGTAGGGTCGTCGCCCAGTTTGGGGCGTAGCCCAAGCCTGAGCAATCCGGTCGATCGCTCGTTTTCCATGGAGGCCTTACATCACCCATTTCGCCAAACCTCACTGTCGCCCACGTCACTCTCCAACTCCATCACGCGTGAGCCGGAGATACACTGGCGCCCGGTCGACACCTCTCGATCGAGCCCGAGCTACATGTCTGAGAGCACGGCACCACTTCTTCGGGCCACATCGCTCCTGCAAGAGGAACTTGcacgacagcagcaggcaaATCGCGTGAAGCGCTTCTCGCCTTCGTTTGTGTAA
- a CDS encoding putative NADH dehydrogenase, whose product MLRSTLRRLTKPNVVVLGTGWAGCYAAHHIDPNLCNIHVISTRNHMVFTPLLPQTTTGTLEFRSVCEPITNIQPALAKLPHRFLRSVIYDVDFDEKQVKCVGVGVVGGSENVPVNTFSVPYDYLIMAYGARPNTFNIPGVEEKAFFLREVNEARGIRKRLVQNIMTANLPTTSIAEAKRLLHTVVVGGGPTGIEFAANLAEFFREDIKNVNTSLLPYCKVTVLEAGEVLGSFDTALRRYGQLRLNQLGVEIRKTAVVGVTDEEVFTKSGEVLPTGLVVWSTGVGSCPVTKALNCDKTNRGRISIDDHLRVLRDGKPILNVFAAGDCAASNERPLPTLAAVASRQGRYIGKEMNNLLKGKQMSKPFAYRSLGSMASIGNRSAIVSLGNKFKFDLNGFTALWVWKSAYLTILGSIRSKLYVIVNWAGSQIFGRDITYIGDLAEDRMYSALAVEEVSKEMSRKAPEMLHAVNPESIYTPAVEKEGANKRFLPRKPGESTPLAPHGQAMEGSQEAHAAPAATSTEPKM is encoded by the coding sequence atgctgcgcagcactTTACGGCGGCTGACGAAGCCAAACGTGGTGGTGCTAGGCACGGGATGGGCTGGCTGCTACGCTGCTCACCACATTGACCCCAACTTGTGCAACATCCACGTCATCTCAACTCGCAACCACATGGTCTTcaccccgctgctgccgcagacgACGACTGGCACGCTTGAGTTCCGCTCCGTATGTGAGCCCATCACGAACATCCAACCTGCTCTTGCAaagctgccgcaccgcttCCTTCGAAGCGTCATCTACGACGTGGATTTCGACGAGAAGCAGGTGAAGTgtgtcggcgtcggcgttgtTGGCGGCTCGGAGAATGTGCCGGTGAACACATTTAGCGTCCCGTACGACTACCTCATCATGGCTTACGGTGCCCGCCCCAACACGTTCAACATCCCtggcgtggaggagaaagCGTTCTTCCTGCGTGAGGTGAACGAGGCCCGCGGCATCCGCAAGCGCCTCGTGCAGAACATCATGACCGCTAATCTTCCAACCACCTCGAtcgcggaggcgaagcggctgctgcacacggTGGTCGTGGGTGGCGGTCCAACAGGTATCGAGTTTGCCGCCAACCTCGCCGAGTTCTTCCGGGAAGACATCAAGAACGTCAACACCTCACTGCTGCCGTACTGTAAGGTGaccgtgctggaggcgggTGAGGTGCTCGGATCCTTTGATaccgcgctgcggcgatACGGCCAGCTCCGGCTGAACCAGCTGGGTGTCGAAATTCGCAAGACAGCCGTAGTGGGTGTGACAGATGAGGAAGTGTTCACCAAGTCAGGCGAGGTGCTCCCGACGGGGTTGGTGGTGTGGAGCACCGGTGTCGGCTCGTGTCCGGTCACGAAGGCCCTGAATTGCGACAAGACGAATCGCGGACGCATCTCCATCGATGACCACTTGCGCGTTCTGCGCGATGGCAAGCCGATTCTGAACGTGTTTGCCGCTGGCGACTGCGCGGCCAGCAACGAGAGaccgctgccgacgctggccgccgtcgcctcccgCCAAGGCCGCTACATTGGGAAGGAGATGAACAATCTGCTCAAGGGAAAGCAGATGAGCAAACCGTTTGCGTACCGCAGTCTGGGTAGCATGGCCTCCATCGGCAACCGCTCCGCCATCGTCTCGCTCGGCAACAAGTTTAAGTTTGACCTGAACGGCTTTACGGCGCTGTGGGTGTGGAAAAGCGCCTACCTCACGATTCTCGGCTCGATCCGCAGCAAGCTCTACGTAATCGTGAATTGGGCCGGCAGCCAGATCTTCGGCCGCGATATCACGTACATTGGCGACCTTGCTGAGGACCGCATGTACTCGGCCCTGGCAGTGGAGGAAGTGTCGAAGGAGATGAGTCGCAAGGCTCCTGAGATGCTGCACGCTGTGAATCCAGAGAGCATCTATACCCCTGCCGTCGAGAAAGAGGGTGCTAACAAGAGATTCCTACCTCGAAAGCCTGGAGAGTCGACGCCACTGGCCCCGCATGGACAAGCCATGGAGGGCTCCCAGGAGGCTCACGCAGCACCCGCTGCCACGTCGACCGAACCAAAAATGTAG
- a CDS encoding putative phosphoribosylpyrophosphate synthetase: MESCNSRNGSLRVVHGNANPKLAEDVCRYLSIPVTASRVGSFANGETIVKILESIRGDDIFVIQPTCGNGAGTNVNQAVMELLLIIHTLKLSSARRVIAVIPHYGYARQDRKHTGRVPISASAVARMVTEMGVNGVVTMDLHCGQIQGFFHGCPVADISPSSEFAEYVKQKNFTPNNLVVVAPDAGAVNRARRMCDRIGASRIVTILKRRVVANQIESMQLVGEVDECVCIIVDDMIDTAGTLCKAAEVLKEYGAKEVHAYATHGIFTDPACERLTQCDALVEVVVTDSIPQEESRQKCKKIKVISIAKLLADAIYRMHSEESLETVGQPEHFMPKHEDDLQVLESLVEEDEWSRCNE; this comes from the coding sequence ATGGAATCGTGCAACAGCCGCAACGGCTCCCTACGCGTAGTGCACGGCAACGCAAACCCGAAGCTCGCCGAGGACGTGTGCCGCTACCTCAGCATCCCCGTCACCGCCAGCCGCGTCGGAAGCTTCGCTAACGGGGAGACAATTGTGAAGATCCTCGAGTCGATCCGCGGCGATGACATCTTCGTCATTCAACCGACctgcggcaacggcgccggcaCGAACGTGAATCAGGCGgtgatggagctgctgctgatcaTTCACACCCTGAAGCTGTCGTCGGCGCGTCGCGTGATTGCCGTGATTCCGCACTACGGATACGCTCGCCAGGACCGCAAGCACACGGGCCGCGTGCCGATCAGCGCGTCCGCTGTAGCGCGGATGGTAACGGAGATGGGCGTCAACGGCGTCGTGACGATGGACCTGCACTGCGGCCAGATTCAAGGCTTCTTCCACGGGTGCCCGGTGGCGGACATCAGCCCCAGCTCCGAGTTTGCCGAGTACGTCAAACAGAAGAACTTCACTCCGAACAACTTGGTGGTTGTGGCACCAGACGCTGGAGCGGTGAACCGGGCACGCCGCATGTGTGACCGCATCGGCGCCAGTCGCATTGTCACAATCCTtaagcgccgcgtcgtggcCAACCAGATCGAGTCGATGCAGTTGGTTGGCGAGGTCGatgagtgtgtgtgcatcaTTGTGGATGACATGATCGACACGGCCGGCACGCTGTGCaaggcggcagaggtgctgaAGGAGTACGGTGCGAAAGAAGTGCACGCCTATGCGACGCACGGCATCTTCACCGACCCCGCGTGTGAGCGCCTCACGCAGTGCGATGCGTTGGTCGAGGTGGTAGTTACGGATAGCATTCCGCAAGAGGAGTCCCGCCAGAAGTGCAAGAAGATTAAGGTCATTTCCATCGCAAAGCTTCTGGCCGATGCCATTTACCGCATGCATTCGGAGGAGAGTCTCGAGACGGTGGGGCAACCGGAGCACTTCATGCCGAAGCATGAAGATGACCTGCAGGTACTCGAGTCCCTTGTAGAGGAGGATGAGTGGTCGCGTTGTAACGAGTAA